The Mercenaria mercenaria strain notata chromosome 10, MADL_Memer_1, whole genome shotgun sequence genome contains a region encoding:
- the LOC123561372 gene encoding CD63 antigen-like: MGLLTFAGRIVLVVINIVFIIVSLTLIVAGFVIRFAHEWLKPSLDTVLNKIESTVKTAYGDASFSTDKFEFGSLVSTLCYIMIAAGVVLLAISFLGCCGACCSFTTIMLVYSIILIVILLAQVAVIILVFAKPVVIKDQMKSTLKDTMKDYDGIKGTSVSALGWNWVQQEFDCCGASNYMDFEQKGSPYKNTAVNDNAAMGGTDGNVGAPVACCKTLPSSDGERTTCAGNGAAPSETNSNLNKGCVDKVWTRVVEDNTLYFAIVVGVCFAIQIVLIIFACLVFKNRGIAGGLV; this comes from the exons ATCGTATCGCTGACCTTAATAGTAGCTGGGTTTGTGATCCGCTTTGCTCATGAGTGGCTTAAACCTAGTCTCGACACTGTACTAAACAAGATAGAGTCTACCGTCAAAACTGCATAtg GTGATGCTAGTTTCAGTACAGACAAATTTGAATTTGGGTCGCTTGTCAGTACACTATGCTACATCATGATAGCGGCCGGAGTGGTCCTGCTTGCGATATCCTTCCTTGGTTGCTGTGGAGCTTGCTGCTCCTTCACTACTATCATGCTCGTG TACTCTATTATCCTGATAGTGATACTGCTGGCTCAGGTCGCCGTAATCATTCTAGTATTTGCCAAACCAGTAGTG ataAAAGATCAAATGAAGTCGACACTTAAAGACACAATGAAAGATTATGACGGGATAAAGGGGACCTCCGTGTCTGCGCTGGGCTGGAACTGGGTGCAGCAAGAG TTCGACTGTTGTGGAGCAAGCAATTACATGGATTTCGAACAGAAAGGCAGCCCTTACAAGAATACCGCCGTCAATGATAACGCGGCAATGGGTGGAACTGACGGCAATGTTGGGGCTCCAGTAGCTTGCTGCAAGACGTTGCCTTCTAGTGATGGAGAGAGAACAACATGTGCAGGGAATGGGGCTGCTCCTTCTGAAACAAACAGCAATCTCAATAAA ggTTGTGTTGATAAGGTGTGGACGCGGGTCGTTGAAGATAACACCCTGTACTTTGCTATTGTAGTCGGTGTGTGTTTTGCGATACAG ATTGTGCTTATAATATTTGCCTGTCTAGTCTTCAAGAACAGAGGAATTGCCGGTGGTTTGGTATAA